One genomic region from Balaenoptera acutorostrata chromosome 1, mBalAcu1.1, whole genome shotgun sequence encodes:
- the PERM1 gene encoding PGC-1 and ERR-induced regulator in muscle protein 1 isoform X2 has protein sequence MENFEYSIQLSEQDWAEFAAAAEECGLLQAGLASGDELLSSDTDQRDSSGSSPPGPPPLPEGQLAPRGSDWPGSEEEDEAATRQLVNRSWREPVLAPEAGQQMPSMSVRSEARPSLSPGAAPLVQGSSLLGPVSSRGERQRLLQGPAPRGLAPTPTGEPARSPDSPGRSAAPQRPPGSPGALLRSPSRKKRRAAGTKAGGRLGDPGPAPTQLGSLLLPEAGAEDGLGLAGSRGKGLRVGTTGQTAGAGQIELGPESPEAPEQVARQGPGVDLSTSVPTTEQGTDPSGMTLRTEPRTMSTLDLEASLDVTTAKSDVALSTPTSEPQPEEPLSTPASKPRLDVDLLTPGPVVQLEVDSSTPVSKAIPRTALPHLVPEAGPDVGVSTPAPVPEAGPDRVELELAPVAKLGSSPIRSPEGGRQKPRAEPSAGAPGHHTGEPPPGPIQAPKKKKVRFSMAVPSPEEPGSGEASGPAFPATAPRTAAGGRRASGAWDAVAVGPRTPQPRILKHLPPPAPSASAGPGPSCCFAVTLPEAYEFFFCDTIEEEEEDVEEEAEASQALAEVQWPDVCEFFFQDGQAQRSRHREGHAQAPPLQAEPLPAPPPGEPIPISIPEAYEHFLREDTSGGTLGPAALLQMQATEPPRSVPGEVGTGTPPGPSPASAEQLTPAIRQAGEPWGPLTSFTFSQNDMCLVFVAFATWAVRTSDLHAPDAWKTVLLANIGTISAIRYFRRQVGRGRRSPSS, from the exons ATGGAGAACTTTGAGTACAGCATCCAGCTGAGTGAGCAGGACTGGGCTGAGTTTGCAGCCGCTGCCGAAGAGTGTGGCCTCCTGCAGGCTGGCCTGGCCTCTGGGGATGAGCTCTTGTCCAGTGACACTGACCAAAGGGACAGCAGTGGCAGCAGCCCCCCAGGGCCCCCGCCCCTTCCTGAGGGGCAGCTGGCCCCCAGGGGGAGTGACTGGCCCGGCTCTGAGGAGGAGGACGAGGCAGCCACCCGGCAGCTGGTCAACAGGTCTTGGCGTGAGCCCGTGCTGGCCCCAGAGGCCGGTCAGCAGATGCCCAGCATGTCCGTGCGGTCAGAAGCTCGGCCGTCCCTCAGCCCTGGTGCTGCCCCTCTGGTCCAGGGCTCATCCCTCTTGGGGCCAGTGTCTTCCAGAGGCGAGAGGCAGAGGCTTCTGCAGGGGCCAGCCCCCCGGGGTCTTGCCCCTACTCCCACTGGTGAGCCCGCTCGGAGCCCCGATTCCCCTGGCCGCAGTGCTGCCCCCCAGAGGCCCCCTGGCAGCCCTGGAGCCCTGCTGCGCAGCCCCAGCCGCAAGAAGAGGCGGGCTGCAGGCACCAAGGCGGGTGGGCGCTTGGGTGACCCAGGCCCTGCTCCCACCCAGCTGGGCTCCCTACTGCTCCCTGAGGCCGGGGCCGAGGACGGCCTTGGCCTGGCCGGGTCCAGGGGGAAGGGTCTCCGGGTGGGGACAacagggcagacagcaggagCTGGGCAGATCGAGCTGGGGCCAGAGTCTCCAGAAGCCCCTGAGCAGGTGGCCAGGCAAGGGCCAGGTGTGGATCTGTCTACATCCGTCCCTACCACTGAGCAGGGCACAGACCCAAGCGGAATGACCCTCAGAACTGAGCCACGCACTATGTCCACGCTTGACCTGGAGGCGTCTCTAGACGTCACGACGGCTAAGTCAGACGTGGCTTTGTCCACACCCACCTCCGAGCCGCAACCCGAGGAGCCTCTGTCTACACCTGCCTCCAAGCCTAGGCTGGATGTGGACCTGCTTACGCCAGGCCCAGTGGTCCAGCTGGAGGTGGATTCATCTACGCCTGTCTCAAAGGCTATTCCACGTACAGCTCTGCCTCACCTGGTTCCTGAGGCTGGGCCTGATGTGGGTGTGTCTACACCTGCTCCCGTCCCCGAGGCTGGGCCTGACAGGGTGGAGCTGGAGCTTGCCCCAGTGGCCAAGCTGGGTTCGAGCCCTATTCGGTCTCCAGAGGGGGGCCGACAGAAGCCCAGAGCGGAGCCCTCAGCAGGTGCCCCTGGACACCACACTGGGGAGCCCCCGCCAGGCCCTATCCAAGCCCCCAAGAAGAAGAAAGTGCGATTCTCCATGGCTGTGCCCAGCCCCGAGGAGCCAGGGTCAGGAGAGGCCTCGGGCCCAGCCTTCCCAGCCACAGCCCCCAGGACAGCAGCTGGGGGCCGcagggcgtctggagcctgggacgCTGTGGCCGTTGGACCCCGGACTCCCCAGCCTCGGATCCTGAAGCAcctgcctccccccgccccctctgcCTCAGCGGGGCCTGGGCCCAGCTGCTGCTTTGCGGTGACCCTCCCAGAAGCCTATGAGTTCTTCTTTTGTGACACcattgaggaggaggaggaagatgtcgaggaggaagcagaggctaGCCAGGCTCTGGCCGAAGTCCAGTGGCCGGATGTGTGCGAGTTCTTCTTCCAGGATGGCCAAGCCCAGAGGTCGAGGCACCGGGAAGGCCAcgcccaggccccacccctccAGGCTGAGCCTCTGCCGGCCCCTCCACCAGGAGAGCCCATACCCATCTCCATCCCCGAGGCCTATGAACACTTTCTCCGGGAGGACACGTCAGGGGGCACGCTGGGGCCGGCTGCCCTTCTCCAGATGCAGGCCACGGAGCCCCCCAGGTCAGTCCCCGGGGAAGTGGGGACCGGCACCCCACCAGGGCCTAGCCCAGCCTCAGCGGAGCAGCTTACCCCGGCCATCAGGCAAGCAG GGGAACCCTGGGGTCCCCTCACCTCGTTTACCTTCAGCCAGAATGACATGTGCCTGGTGTTTGTAGCCTTCGCTACCTGGGCTGTGAGAACATCAGACCTGCATGCCCCAGACGCCTGGAAAACAG TTCTGCTGGCCAACATCGGCACCATCTCCGCTATCCGGTACTTCCGCCGGCAGGTGGGGCGCGGGCGCCGCAGCCCCAGCTCCTAG
- the PERM1 gene encoding PGC-1 and ERR-induced regulator in muscle protein 1 isoform X1, translating into MENFEYSIQLSEQDWAEFAAAAEECGLLQAGLASGDELLSSDTDQRDSSGSSPPGPPPLPEGQLAPRGSDWPGSEEEDEAATRQLVNRSWREPVLAPEAGQQMPSMSVRSEARPSLSPGAAPLVQGSSLLGPVSSRGERQRLLQGPAPRGLAPTPTGEPARSPDSPGRSAAPQRPPGSPGALLRSPSRKKRRAAGTKAGGRLGDPGPAPTQLGSLLLPEAGAEDGLGLAGSRGKGLRVGTTGQTAGAGQIELGPESPEAPEQVARQGPGVDLSTSVPTTEQGTDPSGMTLRTEPRTMSTLDLEASLDVTTAKSDVALSTPTSEPQPEEPLSTPASKPRLDVDLLTPGPVVQLEVDSSTPVSKAIPRTALPHLVPEAGPDVGVSTPAPVPEAGPDRVELELAPVAKLGSSPIRSPEGGRQKPRAEPSAGAPGHHTGEPPPGPIQAPKKKKVRFSMAVPSPEEPGSGEASGPAFPATAPRTAAGGRRASGAWDAVAVGPRTPQPRILKHLPPPAPSASAGPGPSCCFAVTLPEAYEFFFCDTIEEEEEDVEEEAEASQALAEVQWPDVCEFFFQDGQAQRSRHREGHAQAPPLQAEPLPAPPPGEPIPISIPEAYEHFLREDTSGGTLGPAALLQMQATEPPRSVPGEVGTGTPPGPSPASAEQLTPAIRQAGPDNSSACPQPVAGRCWGSSSSGHTACQSRLKFPLEDILQTRKRCPTRTRPSQPDSTMPHATLCLGTKVSRGGCDSGQTCLRTDMARRDMSQGRCV; encoded by the exons ATGGAGAACTTTGAGTACAGCATCCAGCTGAGTGAGCAGGACTGGGCTGAGTTTGCAGCCGCTGCCGAAGAGTGTGGCCTCCTGCAGGCTGGCCTGGCCTCTGGGGATGAGCTCTTGTCCAGTGACACTGACCAAAGGGACAGCAGTGGCAGCAGCCCCCCAGGGCCCCCGCCCCTTCCTGAGGGGCAGCTGGCCCCCAGGGGGAGTGACTGGCCCGGCTCTGAGGAGGAGGACGAGGCAGCCACCCGGCAGCTGGTCAACAGGTCTTGGCGTGAGCCCGTGCTGGCCCCAGAGGCCGGTCAGCAGATGCCCAGCATGTCCGTGCGGTCAGAAGCTCGGCCGTCCCTCAGCCCTGGTGCTGCCCCTCTGGTCCAGGGCTCATCCCTCTTGGGGCCAGTGTCTTCCAGAGGCGAGAGGCAGAGGCTTCTGCAGGGGCCAGCCCCCCGGGGTCTTGCCCCTACTCCCACTGGTGAGCCCGCTCGGAGCCCCGATTCCCCTGGCCGCAGTGCTGCCCCCCAGAGGCCCCCTGGCAGCCCTGGAGCCCTGCTGCGCAGCCCCAGCCGCAAGAAGAGGCGGGCTGCAGGCACCAAGGCGGGTGGGCGCTTGGGTGACCCAGGCCCTGCTCCCACCCAGCTGGGCTCCCTACTGCTCCCTGAGGCCGGGGCCGAGGACGGCCTTGGCCTGGCCGGGTCCAGGGGGAAGGGTCTCCGGGTGGGGACAacagggcagacagcaggagCTGGGCAGATCGAGCTGGGGCCAGAGTCTCCAGAAGCCCCTGAGCAGGTGGCCAGGCAAGGGCCAGGTGTGGATCTGTCTACATCCGTCCCTACCACTGAGCAGGGCACAGACCCAAGCGGAATGACCCTCAGAACTGAGCCACGCACTATGTCCACGCTTGACCTGGAGGCGTCTCTAGACGTCACGACGGCTAAGTCAGACGTGGCTTTGTCCACACCCACCTCCGAGCCGCAACCCGAGGAGCCTCTGTCTACACCTGCCTCCAAGCCTAGGCTGGATGTGGACCTGCTTACGCCAGGCCCAGTGGTCCAGCTGGAGGTGGATTCATCTACGCCTGTCTCAAAGGCTATTCCACGTACAGCTCTGCCTCACCTGGTTCCTGAGGCTGGGCCTGATGTGGGTGTGTCTACACCTGCTCCCGTCCCCGAGGCTGGGCCTGACAGGGTGGAGCTGGAGCTTGCCCCAGTGGCCAAGCTGGGTTCGAGCCCTATTCGGTCTCCAGAGGGGGGCCGACAGAAGCCCAGAGCGGAGCCCTCAGCAGGTGCCCCTGGACACCACACTGGGGAGCCCCCGCCAGGCCCTATCCAAGCCCCCAAGAAGAAGAAAGTGCGATTCTCCATGGCTGTGCCCAGCCCCGAGGAGCCAGGGTCAGGAGAGGCCTCGGGCCCAGCCTTCCCAGCCACAGCCCCCAGGACAGCAGCTGGGGGCCGcagggcgtctggagcctgggacgCTGTGGCCGTTGGACCCCGGACTCCCCAGCCTCGGATCCTGAAGCAcctgcctccccccgccccctctgcCTCAGCGGGGCCTGGGCCCAGCTGCTGCTTTGCGGTGACCCTCCCAGAAGCCTATGAGTTCTTCTTTTGTGACACcattgaggaggaggaggaagatgtcgaggaggaagcagaggctaGCCAGGCTCTGGCCGAAGTCCAGTGGCCGGATGTGTGCGAGTTCTTCTTCCAGGATGGCCAAGCCCAGAGGTCGAGGCACCGGGAAGGCCAcgcccaggccccacccctccAGGCTGAGCCTCTGCCGGCCCCTCCACCAGGAGAGCCCATACCCATCTCCATCCCCGAGGCCTATGAACACTTTCTCCGGGAGGACACGTCAGGGGGCACGCTGGGGCCGGCTGCCCTTCTCCAGATGCAGGCCACGGAGCCCCCCAGGTCAGTCCCCGGGGAAGTGGGGACCGGCACCCCACCAGGGCCTAGCCCAGCCTCAGCGGAGCAGCTTACCCCGGCCATCAGGCAAGCAG GTCCAGATAACAGCAGTGCCTGCCCCCAGCCTGTAGCAGGCAGGTGTTGGGGCAGCTCCAGCTCAGGCCACACTGCCTGCCAGAGCAGGCTCAAATTCCCTCTGGAAGATATTTTACAAACCAGGAAACGGTGCCCCACACGTACTCGCCCAAGTCAGCCTGACTCAACTATGCCACATGCTACCCTGTGTCTTGGGACAAAGGTATCACGGGGAGGATGTGACTCAGGACAGACATGTCTCAGGACAGACATGGCCAGGAGAGACATGTCCCAGGGCAGGTGCGTCTGA
- the PERM1 gene encoding PGC-1 and ERR-induced regulator in muscle protein 1 isoform X3 has protein sequence MENFEYSIQLSEQDWAEFAAAAEECGLLQAGLASGDELLSSDTDQRDSSGSSPPGPPPLPEGQLAPRGSDWPGSEEEDEAATRQLVNRSWREPVLAPEAGQQMPSMSVRSEARPSLSPGAAPLVQGSSLLGPVSSRGERQRLLQGPAPRGLAPTPTGEPARSPDSPGRSAAPQRPPGSPGALLRSPSRKKRRAAGTKAGGRLGDPGPAPTQLGSLLLPEAGAEDGLGLAGSRGKGLRVGTTGQTAGAGQIELGPESPEAPEQVARQGPGVDLSTSVPTTEQGTDPSGMTLRTEPRTMSTLDLEASLDVTTAKSDVALSTPTSEPQPEEPLSTPASKPRLDVDLLTPGPVVQLEVDSSTPVSKAIPRTALPHLVPEAGPDVGVSTPAPVPEAGPDRVELELAPVAKLGSSPIRSPEGGRQKPRAEPSAGAPGHHTGEPPPGPIQAPKKKKVRFSMAVPSPEEPGSGEASGPAFPATAPRTAAGGRRASGAWDAVAVGPRTPQPRILKHLPPPAPSASAGPGPSCCFAVTLPEAYEFFFCDTIEEEEEDVEEEAEASQALAEVQWPDVCEFFFQDGQAQRSRHREGHAQAPPLQAEPLPAPPPGEPIPISIPEAYEHFLREDTSGGTLGPAALLQMQATEPPRSVPGEVGTGTPPGPSPASAEQLTPAIRQAAFATWAVRTSDLHAPDAWKTVLLANIGTISAIRYFRRQVGRGRRSPSS, from the exons ATGGAGAACTTTGAGTACAGCATCCAGCTGAGTGAGCAGGACTGGGCTGAGTTTGCAGCCGCTGCCGAAGAGTGTGGCCTCCTGCAGGCTGGCCTGGCCTCTGGGGATGAGCTCTTGTCCAGTGACACTGACCAAAGGGACAGCAGTGGCAGCAGCCCCCCAGGGCCCCCGCCCCTTCCTGAGGGGCAGCTGGCCCCCAGGGGGAGTGACTGGCCCGGCTCTGAGGAGGAGGACGAGGCAGCCACCCGGCAGCTGGTCAACAGGTCTTGGCGTGAGCCCGTGCTGGCCCCAGAGGCCGGTCAGCAGATGCCCAGCATGTCCGTGCGGTCAGAAGCTCGGCCGTCCCTCAGCCCTGGTGCTGCCCCTCTGGTCCAGGGCTCATCCCTCTTGGGGCCAGTGTCTTCCAGAGGCGAGAGGCAGAGGCTTCTGCAGGGGCCAGCCCCCCGGGGTCTTGCCCCTACTCCCACTGGTGAGCCCGCTCGGAGCCCCGATTCCCCTGGCCGCAGTGCTGCCCCCCAGAGGCCCCCTGGCAGCCCTGGAGCCCTGCTGCGCAGCCCCAGCCGCAAGAAGAGGCGGGCTGCAGGCACCAAGGCGGGTGGGCGCTTGGGTGACCCAGGCCCTGCTCCCACCCAGCTGGGCTCCCTACTGCTCCCTGAGGCCGGGGCCGAGGACGGCCTTGGCCTGGCCGGGTCCAGGGGGAAGGGTCTCCGGGTGGGGACAacagggcagacagcaggagCTGGGCAGATCGAGCTGGGGCCAGAGTCTCCAGAAGCCCCTGAGCAGGTGGCCAGGCAAGGGCCAGGTGTGGATCTGTCTACATCCGTCCCTACCACTGAGCAGGGCACAGACCCAAGCGGAATGACCCTCAGAACTGAGCCACGCACTATGTCCACGCTTGACCTGGAGGCGTCTCTAGACGTCACGACGGCTAAGTCAGACGTGGCTTTGTCCACACCCACCTCCGAGCCGCAACCCGAGGAGCCTCTGTCTACACCTGCCTCCAAGCCTAGGCTGGATGTGGACCTGCTTACGCCAGGCCCAGTGGTCCAGCTGGAGGTGGATTCATCTACGCCTGTCTCAAAGGCTATTCCACGTACAGCTCTGCCTCACCTGGTTCCTGAGGCTGGGCCTGATGTGGGTGTGTCTACACCTGCTCCCGTCCCCGAGGCTGGGCCTGACAGGGTGGAGCTGGAGCTTGCCCCAGTGGCCAAGCTGGGTTCGAGCCCTATTCGGTCTCCAGAGGGGGGCCGACAGAAGCCCAGAGCGGAGCCCTCAGCAGGTGCCCCTGGACACCACACTGGGGAGCCCCCGCCAGGCCCTATCCAAGCCCCCAAGAAGAAGAAAGTGCGATTCTCCATGGCTGTGCCCAGCCCCGAGGAGCCAGGGTCAGGAGAGGCCTCGGGCCCAGCCTTCCCAGCCACAGCCCCCAGGACAGCAGCTGGGGGCCGcagggcgtctggagcctgggacgCTGTGGCCGTTGGACCCCGGACTCCCCAGCCTCGGATCCTGAAGCAcctgcctccccccgccccctctgcCTCAGCGGGGCCTGGGCCCAGCTGCTGCTTTGCGGTGACCCTCCCAGAAGCCTATGAGTTCTTCTTTTGTGACACcattgaggaggaggaggaagatgtcgaggaggaagcagaggctaGCCAGGCTCTGGCCGAAGTCCAGTGGCCGGATGTGTGCGAGTTCTTCTTCCAGGATGGCCAAGCCCAGAGGTCGAGGCACCGGGAAGGCCAcgcccaggccccacccctccAGGCTGAGCCTCTGCCGGCCCCTCCACCAGGAGAGCCCATACCCATCTCCATCCCCGAGGCCTATGAACACTTTCTCCGGGAGGACACGTCAGGGGGCACGCTGGGGCCGGCTGCCCTTCTCCAGATGCAGGCCACGGAGCCCCCCAGGTCAGTCCCCGGGGAAGTGGGGACCGGCACCCCACCAGGGCCTAGCCCAGCCTCAGCGGAGCAGCTTACCCCGGCCATCAGGCAAGCAG CCTTCGCTACCTGGGCTGTGAGAACATCAGACCTGCATGCCCCAGACGCCTGGAAAACAG TTCTGCTGGCCAACATCGGCACCATCTCCGCTATCCGGTACTTCCGCCGGCAGGTGGGGCGCGGGCGCCGCAGCCCCAGCTCCTAG